Within Spinacia oleracea cultivar Varoflay chromosome 4, BTI_SOV_V1, whole genome shotgun sequence, the genomic segment AAAGTCCTTCTCGTGATCAGATCCAAAACCTGTGGAAATCAGATAaaatttgtcgttaaagatGTCATTTTCCAGTTTTCATTTCCAAAAGAAGGACAAATTTCTAGGCTTTATTCTTTTATAAGTTCAGACGAGTTCTGATATGGAAAAACTTTTCCTGTACCAGACTGGGCTTGCTGAATAACATCAAGACCCTTGCAGAATGGGACTATTCCCCTCTGTTGAATAGCAGAAGGTTTCTCGAAACCTGATAACGTACAGAGTTCCATTTTcaaataactaaaacaaaaacaataaaaaagaatgtAGGATTGAAATTTACCATAAGCATAGATTCCTCTAAGAAGATTCTCTGCCAAACCCATTTTATCGAAGCTTTCATAAACCTCGTCATATGAAGTGAAGAAATCACTTCCTTCCTCAGAAAGCCTTCATTGTCATGGAGTAAATGAAAATCAGTGataaaacaataaaactttCACAGATTATGTATTACTGCAAACTAGTCAACTTACAATTCACTCATTTTGCTGTCATACTGGCGAGCATCATACTGGGAACCTTCAGGTGCAACTCCTGCCATGACTGCATTGATCAAACAACCATTAGAATCTACAAAAACCCAAACTCTTTGAACGCAATAAGATAGATTTTTGGACAAAACCAGAACGAGAAAATCTATTTATTTCAATTGAAAATCATCCATAAGAGACCacaaaaatgaaaaatcaatgctttCCTAAAATACAGAACCAATGCTTTACCACGAGACCACAAAAATCAATGAATTGAAACAGTGCCAAAAAAAAGCTATCTATGTTTCGCATCTGCACAAATCTAGGGTAATTTTACGGAAACAAGTTACATGTTTCGGTACGATTCGATCTTTCGGGCCTAAACAATCACCATGTGCTAATAAATAATATGGAATATCTAATTACATGATAGAACTCTCTAATATAGTTAATTATTTAGGCAAACAATATAGAATACACAAACCAACACATCTATGAAATCAATCATAAACTACAAGCATGAGAGTACCTAACACCATACATAAAACTACAAGCAAACTCTCTCTAAGCTTCGTAGATTTATTGGTGCTCGGTTATACTAGAATTGATCTCATGTGGATTAACAAGACAAATAAAGATCACAGAATTCACTTTTTTTAGTACAACGAGTTTATATGGCCTCACAAGTCTGTATACATCCTATGTATAACCTCAAATGACATCGAAACAGTTATTCTAGGTTTCTAACAGCCTGAACAATATGGAATTCTTGAACTACCAACAAGAAACCACACCATAAAGCATATGCGAACAAGGTATgcaaaataaattattattagtGTGATTGATGACCATATCAATGTTTGCCAGGAACAGAAAAACGATTGAGATCAGCTAATTGTCAAATCCATGAATAAAGAGTCGACTTCACAAACAGAGAGATAAAAAACCCGAATACCATCGACACCCAGTTAACTAACTCACTATTCATTCACTGATATATTCCATTTTTCATGTGATACTTCTCAATATTTATTAGTCCACTCGAGCTAGATACAAGAATGCGAATTCCACAATACTTCTTATAAACAACTAGCTTAACATTTAATTATCTCTAATGCTGAAAAGTGGGCAAAAAGGCAGACTGATTCCTCACAATTGATACATTTAAACACAACTCTTAGTGGATATATCAACGAAATTTTAAAGCAAAACTCATACCTTCTCCTCTGACGTTACTGTCAACTGGACCATAATCTGGTATGATAATCAAGTGAATGCTGCAAAGCCACAGAAAACAACGAAAGACAAATTGCCCTATagaaatcagaaattaattaacaaaaattaaattcCTAGTCCTAAATTACcctaaattcaatcaaacaaCAATGTAAACCTAAAATTCCCAATCATACTATCTCAGTTAACCAGTGCACACTTAACCAATTAAACACGTACATCACAAAAGGAGAAGCAAATCAAACAACAATGAAATCACAAGCTAATTAATCAAATCAAGCAACAATTAAATTACTGAaatcaaatttccaaattttTGCAACCTTAAAAAGACTTTTGGAAAGAAAGTAAGCAGTCGACTTCTTAGCTGTTTTCACCAGTTGTAACAGCATAAGACAGTGATTTGACAGTCCAAACTTTAGTTTTTTCTCGATCGAGCCGCTCCCCCTCATTCCACTCGTCCAGCAAAAAGGTTGACTTCCACCACATTAAAAAACCGGTTTGGGTTTTTTCGCCTCGAGGGCAGCATTCATTCATCACGAGTTTCTTtcgaggttttaaattttacttaATTACCTTGAAATCCTGAGAAATTTCACGGACAATATGCTGGAATGGGAGCTCGCAGATGAAGAGGACACTTGCAGATTTCACTGTTTCGAAAACCCAGCTATATCCCTCTTTCTCTCCCCACTTTTCTGCAATTTGAAGGCATGTACCGGTGTAACTCGGGACCAACTCAGTCTGAGTCGACTCAACAGAATGCCCCAAAACTCAGCCCCACTTCCACCGCACCCAAAATGAGTCGTCGCCGATTCATCCAACTCAGAGCTGGAGTTTTCAGAGAACGCGGCTTGAAATCTGGCTGAAGAAGTCATTGCTTTCAGATCTGGGTTTGCCTCCTTCGTATTCGCTAAGCTTGAATTTTAAGACAAATATGAGAGATTGGGATGATTTGGTGAGAGGAGACTTTGAAGGGAAAGCTCGATATTGATTTTGAAGGAGAGATCGACAGAGAAGCTTTGGAGTTTCAACAATGGAGATCTGGAAAATACGAGAGAGAAAGAGTTGTACAGGCGAGGCAGGATATGTATGAGAGAATAGGAGAGAAAGGGAATATGAGCAGGTAGACTGCGTCgcaccaaataaaaaaaaggaaaaggtaataattaaattttagaAACCGAAATTATCGTACATTCTTAGGTGGACACGTAGTGCATCGCAGATTTGTAaatctgcgtggcaaatgactctaggatgctcctagagtcatttgccacgcagatttgtaaatctgcgacgcacttgattgagtcatttgcctcgcagctttgttaatctgcgatgcaaatgactctggggggcatcctagagtcatttgcctcgcagtttaacaaagctgcgacgcaaatgagtaaattttatgctaaaatttgttatttgcatcacatgttcagaatggcgtggcaaatgcggggatgcaaataagcctttttccactagtggctCCTCGGAAGAGCAGAACTGTAGTATCCATGTTAGACAGAGAGATTCATGAGAATGAGAATGGGAGTGCAAGCATACACGTTAGAGTACAGAGAGCTTCATGCTCCTCGGAAGAACAGAAACATAGCATCTAAAAGATGTCTAGTTCATAAAGTGATACACTGAATGATAATGGACTTAACATCGATCTTGCCACTTATTATATGAACTAGAGCCTGTGATCAATACATTTTTTTAAATCAATGGTGCTTATAGTGCTTCCTTTGTTGGTTTGCTTGTGTATAAGTTTTGATGCCTATACTTTTATTTAACAACTATGAACAACTGGAGATTATAGAAAAACAAGCAAAAGGGGAATTTACTCCACATCGGAACCAAGATGCCTTATCCGTGGCTCTTGGGAAGTCAGATCATTTTGGCCGGGCACGTGGATTTGGAGGGGTGAATGTCGGGGTCAAAAGGGAGTTTGGAAAGGCAATATCAAACCCTAAGTCTGATCAAGAGACAATAAAGCACAACTTCAGGAGGAACTTCGTGAGGAAATGAGAGAAGAGTTAAAGGCTAGCATGAAGGCCAATCTGCCTTCCATTTTAGAATCTATGGGTTTAAGTCCCAAATTACCTTCAAAACCTCCTTCGAACCACTCTCAACGTTCACCACCCAAGCAAATGGAGCTACCCCATGAGAAGGCTCTGCCATCTGAGTTTGAGGAGGTTCGGTCGTCATTCGAGGTAACTATATCACTCACTGAATCAGAATTCTGACAGTTAGTTGATACTTGTGTAAGAAAGTTGATGAGCTGTTTGTGAACCTATGTTTTATGTTCCTGTATGACTGTATGATCTGTGTCCAAATAGTTGAGAATTAGTTGAATAGTTCCTGTTCAGTGATGGTCATTATGACCAAACAATCAAACCTTTCCATAGTCATACCTTTGATCTTGATCAAACCCGAACATGTCTAGTTTCCATAGCACTATTTTTATAGCAGGTATTCATTTCCTAAGACAGGCAGACAATAGAGATGTAGAGGTGGCTTCTATACAAGACAGTTTAGTCGTGCCGATGTCCTAAGGTGGTAGCCACTGCACTCTCCCCGCCGTGTTGACTGGTAGAGGAGCTCGTGTAGTCACGCAATCTAAGGTTCTTAGTAACTTTTGTCTTCAGTTTTGACTGTTGAGAGTTTACTTTTCCGGAAAACTGAGCATACTACTTTTTAGGCGTACGTACAAATGTTGATATCATGTGGGGTATACTATATTTATTTCGTACACCAAAGTGGTTGATTTGAATTAACCCTAAcctttcattttcatttctGTCTCACTCACCCTTCATGTTATACTGTACTTGTAAAGGATCACTATGTACTGACCAATATACGTGATGCTTAGCTAATATGGAAGATAGTTGGTTGATATATCTGATTGGGCTTGTTGGGCTTGTTGCATGTTATTACCATTATATTGTTAGTTCCGGTCAACAGGGTTGACGTTTTTGAGATTCTGGTCAAAGTTGACCAGAGTTGACTTTTTTAAGATTCTAGTCAAAGTTGACCATTGTTGCAGTGCAGATGTTTTGCCTTATTTTGTGTAAATTAGTTTGAAGTTTACTTATCTCTAATATATATGTCTAATGTGATAAAAATCCTTACCCAGGGAGAAACTACATGCCACCTTATACTTAAAGACCCAGAATCTGGAGCAATGTATGACGTGGCGAGTACTACCGCATATCCACCTCGTGAGAATGAAGTTTGTCACACTGTACTGTTACTTCCTGGTCATTTGAAGGTGAAAATTCAGAAAGTGCCAAATGAATTCTTGGGCTTGCCACTTTCTGTTCCTGTTCCGGCGTTCGATATTGAGGCAATGGAGAATGCTATTGGTACATATGTGCAATGGCCTACTACATTAATGAGGTTTTCGGTTGAGGTGATAAGATTCTGATTGtatttattcaattatatgtatttCATATTCACCAATCATGTTATCGTTTATAGTTTATattctttgaatttaatttttaggcGACACCGAAAGTTAAGAAGTTGAAGCGGATGTCGCTAGAGATGATTGTTAGCAATGAACTAGCCTCTGTCTTGTCGGCTTCTCGAAGAAGCCCGCATATTCACGATACTATTGTAGTTAGCCTTAGTCAAGAATGTGAGTGGTTGCGGACATTTAATGGCTGCATGCCAGATGGTGATTCTTTTGAAGTGATTCTAGATAGGACCTCGTTCCATTacaatgaaaataaaaaaattctagTAGACAAGAATGATATTTCACAGTTCTTAAGAGGAGTAAAGCTAAATATATCCATTATTCAAGTTTTCATGAGGTAACTTTTTTTTATCTTAAGTAGATAATATTTAACTTTCTTTCACGTAAATCATGTAACCTATTCAATAATCAACCGCTCAGAGCACTCCAAAATGAATTGAACTCAAATGACAAGGATTCCAATGTTGGGTGGCTATGTCTAGACACTACTCCTGACACCAAAATCAATTCAACACCGAGGAAGTCAACGCATACATTTTCAATGCGATGAATGAATTAGTAAAATCCAGAAATGAGTTCGTTCTGGAACCGATTTTTGAAAAGTAAGTATGAAATGAGTTTGTTATGTTGCTGCTACGCTTTTGTTGTTGCTTCAATTCCGTTGTATTGTGCTGCTGCtacgttgttgttgttgcttcagTTTTGTTGTATTTTCTGCTGATGTCCTCTGTCTAGTTGAATCATGAACTCCCTGCATGTGTTGTATATGCTAGACAACCAATCAGTAGGGGTGAGAGCACAATTTATCCCCTCCACAACTCTCTTGCAATCAACATGGCCAGACTTTCAGCTGATTGTGTTGCTGCTATCTGATGTGTGTTGTGTTATTGCTTCTGATGTTCTTGTTattatgttgttgttgttatgctAAGTTGTTGCTGCTATGCACGATCTGTTGTTATGCTAAGTTGATGTTGTCTGATTGTTACTGTTCTAAGTCTGTGCATATGTTGTTGTTTTCACCAAATAACCCTTGATTGAACTACTTCAACATATATTTTATACCTGAAACATTTGATGTGCATAAAGCTAGTAAATTACTGTGTCATGCTACCCAATAGCTTAACAAGAAACATGGTAAGTTGAGATGGTAAGTTAACAGCTAAAGGGGTGATCAGAAAAAGGGGCATCCCGGTATCCTACAAGTAATTTGGTGCAATGAGTTTCCAAAGCCTGAGGAAGCCCAGTGATATAGAATCAGTAAAGTTTTCGGGTGTTATATCGTGTTTGAGTCATTTGGTGCGGGTTGTGTTGGTTTGAATCTATTGGAACCGAGTTTTTTTGATCGAGATCAGTTCAATTtagattttttaagtttggattaCATGTAATTAGGATTAGAAAGAACAGCATGATCAAAGTAATTTTCAGCTCGAGTAACATCCTTGGAGCTTTGCCATATTAGTTCACCATATAGAGAGAGTACACTCCCATTCCCATCTCCGGCTTCCGCTAGAATTGCTCGTTCGCAATACTCTTCTGCTTTAGCCAAATCACCAGTCTAACCTAACAGAAAAACATTAAACCAGAATACTGCAACCatataaaatgttcatttttagtATAAGATTTGCTACCTCCTTTAAAAATCTAGCATAGTTTCCCAGAAGAAGGGCATTTCCAGGATTATGTTTGATCATGTTCTTGTAACGTTGATCTGTGTTTCTATCATGCTCACCTCTGAGCATGCATAGTCTTAATATGTTGCTTCGTGATGAATCCAAATTGATCGTCCGGTATGGGATACACGATGAAAGCGTAACCAAGATGGATAGTGTCGGTGTCGCTGGATGCTGGGCTGAGGTTATTCCAACAATCATTCCTATCTATCCCATGACTTGTTACTTGTGTTAGTATTAAGGAGAGGATCTACTTAAGGCATAATTTGTAGAGAATTTGCATCAAATGACTCAAACCCGATATGACCCAGTAATTTGCTGCTATCTGATGTGTGTTGTATTATTGCTTATGATGTTCTTGTTATTATGCTGTTGTTGTTATGCTAAGTTGATGCTGCTATGCACGATCTGTTGTTATGCTAAGTAAATGTTGTCTGATTGTTACTGTTCTAAGTCTGTGCATATGTTGTTGTTCTAAGTTGTTGCGTCTCCTGCGTTGCtcatattctttacttatattattaaaatggtAATGGAATTGTTATTGGATCCAGCGACCATTGGATGCTCCTTGCAATATCTGTTAAAAATTGCAACATCTATCACTTCGATTCCATTCGCTTGAGTTTAGGTCGAAATGTGAAGATGAAGCCATTAGTGAGACATAAATCCGTTTAgttttttctt encodes:
- the LOC110790635 gene encoding eukaryotic initiation factor 4A-9-like; translation: MAGVAPEGSQYDARQYDSKMSELLSEEGSDFFTSYDEVYESFDKMGLAENLLRGIYAYGFEKPSAIQQRGIVPFCKGLDVIQQAQSGTGKVFPYQNSSELIKE
- the LOC130471361 gene encoding uncharacterized protein produces the protein MREELKASMKANLPSILESMGLSPKLPSKPPSNHSQRSPPKQMELPHEKALPSEFEEVRSSFEGETTCHLILKDPESGAMYDVASTTAYPPRENEVCHTVLLLPGHLKVKIQKVPNEFLGLPLSVPVPAFDIEAMENAIGTYVQWPTTLMRFSVEVIRF